The following DNA comes from Candidatus Binatia bacterium.
CGCTGCCGAGGAAGAACACGGCGCCGATCAAGGCGAAGAGAGCGTTTGCCGTCCACGCGGCGACCACCGGTGGGAGCAGCTCTCCTTTGCCGAGGCTGGTCGTGAGCGCGAGGACGACCCAGTAGCTGAAGCCCACCACCAGGGCGATGCCCACGTTCGCGGCCGAACTGGATTGGCGGCTGTGTCGTGATGCCAGGGGAATCGCGATGAGGGACATCACGAGGCTCGCGAACGGCAGCGCGATTTTCAGCCACAACTCGACCTGCGAGTCCTGTGTGTTGATGCCCTTGGCCGCAAGCTGACGGGTCTGCTCGGCGAGGGCCGCGTAGCTCATGTGCTCGGCGTCCCGGTAGACGCCGGTGAAGTCCTTGGGCGTTTCCTTCAGCCCGAGCCCGTTGGGCTCTAGTGTCTTCGTTTCGACCTCTCCACTCGGGGCGACAATCACTTCGTAGGCGCCCTCGCTGTCCCAACCACTTCCGTTCCAGCGGGCGAGTGTCGCAGAGACGATGCGCCGTAGTTGGAAGTCGTCGTTGAACTCGTACCGGGTCAGACCGTGAATCTCGCTCTTCTTGGGGTCGAATCGGTCGATGTTCGTGAAGCCGCGCCTGTCCTGGTACCAGAGCTCGCGCTGCCGAAAGTGCGCTCGGTACGTCTTGTTCTTGATCTCTACGGTTTCGATGTAGTCCGAGCGGGCTGCACTTGGAGGGACGACGTACTCGTTGAAGGCGAGCATGGCGACCGAGAGGACACCGCACGCGAGCACGATCGGTGTTGCGATCTGCCAGAGGCTGATCCCGCACGCTCGCATCGCCATGAGTTCCGCCCGCCGGGCGAGCCCGCCGAGACCGAGGAGGGTAGCGGCCAGGACTGCCGCGGGCATGATCTGAGCGACGATCAGAGGGATCTTTAGGAGAAAATAGATGACGACCTGGGCGGTCGTGGGATCGTGCTGGAGGAAGCGTGGGATCCGCTCGAAGAAATCGATGCAGAGGTAGAGCAGGATGAACGCGGAGAGCGTCATGAAGAGTGCGCGTCCGAACTCGGTGAGCAGATAGCGCGCGACGGTCGGCAGCCAGAGGCTTCTGCTCATGACTCGGACCGCGCGGTCTGGAACTGGTTTCGAATCGAGTCGATCAAGCCGCTGGCTTTCCCCTCGAAGGGCGGCCGGGCCTCGCGCGATGCCCGGAAGAACAGGATCATGCCCGACACTCCCAGGATCGAGTTGGGAAGCCAGAGGGCGACCGGGACGGGCAGCACCTCGTTCGCGGCGAGCGCATCGCCGGCGGTGAGCAGCAGGTAGTAGATGAGAATTATGGCGAGGCTCATGGCGAGCCCTCGGGAGCGCACGGCTCGCACGGGCTGGAGTCCCAGCGGGATTGCGAGCAGCGGGAAGATCAGCGCCGCAAAGGGAATCGCCACGCGTCGCGCGAGTTCGATCCGTTCGCTCAGCGCCTTCTCGGTCGTCCCCGAACTGTCCGCCACGATCTTTTGCAGCTCTGCGAACGGGATCTCGCTCGGGTCGCGGTCGCGGGTCTCGAACTGCCCCAATGCCTGTCCGAGGTCGAGGGAGACGTCGTACTCGACGAAGTCGGTCTTGTGGAACTCCTTGTGTGCGGGCTCGTTCGTGAACGTGACCCCGTCCTGGAGCCGCAGGTGGAGCGTTTGCGCGGTCTCGTCGGCAACGAGGGTCCCGCGGCTCGCGATGACGGTATTCTCTTGTTCGGGGTTCCGCCGATCCGAAAGGAGGATGCGCCGGAGCTCCGTACCCGGGGGCTCGATCTCCTCCACGTAGATCACGAGGCCTGCGAAGTCGTCGTTGAAGACGTGCTCGGTGAGCCCGGCCGTTGCCCGAGTTCGGGCGAGTTCGAAGATTCCAGTCTTCAGCCGAGTATTGCCCCAGGGCCGGGCGTGCAGGGAGAGCATCATCGATGCGGCAAAGATCAGCACGGCGAATGCCGCGATCGGGACCGAAATCTGGTAGAGGCTCAGACCAGATGCCCGTAGTGCGATGAGCTCGCTGTCCGACGACATCCGTCCGATGGCCATGAGGATCGCGAGGAGAAGCGCCATCGGGACCGTGACCTCCAGGAACGCCGGGAGAATGTACGAAAACAACAGCAGGACCTGTCCCAGTGGCACCCCACGGTTCACCACGAGTTCCACCAGCTTCATGATGCGGGCGATCAGTAAGATGAACGTGAACAGGGCAAGGCCGGCAGCGAATGGGCCCAGCACCTGCAGGAACACGTAACGGTGAAGCGTTCGCCCCATGGAAGTGACTCGGCGATGCTAACGGACGCCCGAAAAGGTGTAAAACGTCGTGAGCGTGGCCGCCGCGGTCGACCTTCATATGTGGCCTGCGGCTGGCACGCGGTCGCCGCCTTTCTCAAGGCGCGCCCGGACGATGTCGAGGGCATTCTCGCGACCCGGGAGAATCGTACTCAGGCGGAATACCTGGCCTCGGACGCCAAGGTGCGGGTGGAGACCAGCGACCCCAAGTCTCTGGGAGCTCTCTCTGGAGGTGCCACCCACCAGGGGATAGCCGCCCTGGGCCGACCCCCCCGATTCTGGGACCTCGAGGAGGTCCTGGCGACCAAACCCGACATTCTGGTGGTTTTGGACGGTCTGACCGACCCTCGGAACATCGGCGCGATCCTGCGAACGGCCGAAGCCGCCGGGGCGGGGGGCGTGATCGTCGCAAAGGACCGGGCTCCCGGCCTGACACCGTCGCTGGTTAAGGCCGCGGCGGGGGCGGTCGAATGGCTCCCGATCGCCCGGGTCACGAACCTGGTCAGGTCCCTCGGTACTCTGCGATCGGCCGGAATCTGGGTGATCGGGCTGGACGGCGAGGCGGAGCTGAATCTGGGGGAGCCGGGGGCCGTTCCAGGTCTACCGGCGGCGCTGGTGATGGGTGCGGAGGGGGAGGGCGTCCGGCCGCTGATGCAAAAGAGCTGCGACCGGTTGGTCGGGATCCCGATGACGGGCCGAACCGAGTCTCTGAACGTCTCCGTAGCTGCCGGAATCGGACTTTGGGAACTCTCTCGCCTTCGTCGCGGGGCGTCATCTTGACACTCCCGAATTCTCTTTGGTAACAACGAAGTTTGACCCGCTTCCCGGAGCGTCGATAGGGAAGGTGTGGTTTCGGGGCGGCGATGCAAGTTTCTTTAGAAAAAACAATAAGTTGGGGCTGTATCGCGCGGCGCAGCAGGCGTCTCGAAGCGCCGATGTAGCTCAATTGGAAGAGCAACTGATTTGTAATCAGTAGGTTGTCGGTTCGAGTCCGATCATCGGCTCGCTCAGCGACGGGTGTCTCGGAGAGGTACCCAAGTGGCCAACGGGAGCAGACTGTAAATCTGCCGGCTTATGCCTTCGGAGGTTCGAATCCTCCCCTCTCCATGGGGAAGAATCCGAGAATTGAACAGTTGGAAGTCAGGGTCGGGCGGGAATAGCTCAGCTGGCTAGAGCACGAGCCTTCCAAGCTCGGGGTCGCGGGTTCGAATCCCGTTTCCCGCTTTCGATAGAGGGTCGAGCCCCATGCCTGGGGGAGCGGCACCAAACACTCGGTACTATACAGGCCCAGGTAGCTCAGTCGGCAGAGCACGTCCTTGGTAAGGACGAGGTCGGCGGTTCGATCCCGCTCCTGGGCTCGTTCGGAATGTAAGTCGCACGATTAGGCGAGGAAGAAGAAGAAGATGCGAGATCTCGTGGCGCTTCAGTGTGAAGAATGTAAACGCAAGAACTACACGACCACGCGGAACAAGAAGCGTACGACCGAAAAGCTCACGATGAAGAAGTTCTGTGCAGCGTGTCGGAGTCACCGCCCTCACAAAGAGGTCAAAGTCTGATCGTGCGTCGGGCGTCCGAGGGCCAGTAGCTCTAATTGGCTAGAGCATCGGACTCCAAATCCGAGGGTTGCAGGTTCGAATCCTGCCTGGCCTGCTGCCCGGCTGTCTCGACCGGGGTGGTCGAGGCAAAATCAGACTCAAAGCAGTTTTTAAGAAGGGAACACGGACGAAATGGCGAAGCAGTCGGAAAGCCGCGGTGCTCAGGGCGGTGCCCAGAGCAAGGTGGGTGAGATAATTTCGGCTGGTCCGCGTTCGATCCAGTTCGTAAAAGAAGCATGGCAGGAGTTGCAGAAGGTCCACTGGCCTACCCGCAAGGAGACCTACCAGGCGACTGCCGTCGTCCTGGTGGTCGTCGGAATTTCAGCGGTTTTCCTGGGTTTGGTCGACTTCGCACTCTCGTTCGCCATGCAATACATCATGGGCACTTCATGAGTGGCCCGGGCCTGCCGGCATTCCTGCAGACCCCCAACGTCGCGAGGAAATAATTGATGTCCGGTTCGACGGAGTCTTCCGGAGGCGCATCGCCGCCTGCCGCGGGACGCTGGTACGTCGTCCACACATACTCGGGGTACGAGGCCAAAGTGAAGGCCTCGCTCGACGAGCGTCGTCGCTCGGAGACCGCCAAGAAGCAGGCCGAACTGGCCAACCTCGAGGCGAGAGAGAATCCGAACGACAAAGAACTGGTGGTCATCGCCGAGTTCAAAGTCGCGCTCGAGCAGTTGGACTCGTTTCAGAACATTTTGGTACCGGCCGAGAAGGTCGTCGAGCTCGTAAAAGGGCAACGACGCACCTCTACGCGCAAGTTCTTCCCGGGCTACATCCTGGTCAACGTCGGGATCCTCGGGGACTTCATCAAGGGGCTGATCAAGTCTACGCCGCGGGTCACGGGATTCGTCGGCGGGACGGACGATCCCCCCGCGATCAGCGAGTCGGAAGTCATGGAGATCACCCAGCAGATGGAAGAGGGGGCTACCAAGCCCAGGGTCCTCTTCTCTGCAGGCGACAGCGTCAAGGTGATCGACGGTCCGTTCCAGGACTTCAACGGTACGGTGGAAGAAGTGAAGCCCGAAAAGGGCAAGCTCCGCGTCCTGATCAGCATCTTTGGTCGGGCTACGCCTGTGGAGCTGGAATTCGTTCAGGTCGAAAAGGCCTGATCGGACTAGTCGAGGAAACAAAGTGGCAAAGAAGGTCATCGGAGAGATCAAACTCCAGATTCCGGCAGGTTCGGCGAACCCGAGCCCGCCCGTGGGTCCTGCACTCGGTCAGCGTGGCGTGAACATCATGGAGTTCTGCAAGGCGTTCAACGCCCAGACGCAGAGCCAAGCCGGGTTGATCATCCCGGTCATCATCACGGTGTACGCGGACCGTTCATTCACTTTCATCACGAAGACCCCGCCCGCTTCAGTTCTGCTGAAGAAGGCCGCGGGCCTTCAGAAGGGATCGCAGGAGCCGCGCCGAACGATGGTCGGTGAGGTTACGCGCGCTCAGGTGCGTGAGATCGCAACGACCAAGCTGCCCGACTTGAACGCCGTCACGATGGATGCGGCGGAGCGCATCGTCGAAGGGACGGCGCGCAGCATGGGCCTAACGGTGGTGGACTGAATCATGGGGCACCTGAGTAAGAGACTGACGAAGGCCCGTGAGGGGATCGACCGCACGCGGCGCTACTCGCTGGCGGAGGCCCTCGGCCTCGCCGTCGAAGCGGCGCCCGCGAAGTTCGACGAGACCGTCGAACTGGCCGTGGTTTTGGGCGTCGACCCCCGCCAGGCAGAGCAGAACGTTCGCGGCACCTGCCAGCTCCCGCACGGGACCGGCAAGAGCGTGCGCGTCCTCGTGTTCGCCAAGGGGGACAAGATCAAAGAGGCGGAAGACGCCGGTGCCGACTTCGTCGGCGGCGACGATCTGGCTCAGAAGATCCAGGGCGAAGGCTGGCTCGAGTTCGACAAGGCCATCGCGACCCCAGACATGATGGCCGTCGTCGGCAAGCTCGGTAAGGTTCTCGGCCCTCGCGGCCTGATGCCGAACCCGAAGGTCGGGACCGTCACTATGGACGTGTCCAAGGCAGTCGCCGAGCTGAAGGCGGGCAAGGTCGAGTACCGCGTCGACAAGGCGGGGATCATCCACGTGCCGATCGGCAAGCGCTCTTTCGGCGCCGAGAAGCTCGTCGACAACGCCCAGTGCGTCATCGACAGCCTCCTGCGCGCCAAGCCGCAGGCCGCCAAGGGCACCTACATGAAGGCCATCGCCGTCTCGACGACGATGGGGCCGGGAATCCGCATCGATCCCGTGGCCGTGAAGGCGGCGGCTTGAGCCGCAGGGCTGTGGAGATCAACCCGTGAACGTCGAAGCCAAAGCCAAAGCGGAAGTCATCGAGGGTCTGAAGGACCGGCTCGGTCGGGCCAACATTGCGATCATCGCCGAGCCCAACGGCCTGAACGTCGCGGAGGTCACCGGCCTGCGCAACAAGATGCGCGAGATGGAAGGCGAGTACAAAATCGCCAAGAACACGCTCGCGCTCCGGGCTTTCAAAGAAAGTGATTTCGAGCCCCTGCATGAGATGCTGGTCGGCCAGACCGCGCTCGTGTTCGGGTACGGCGACCCCGTCGCCGTCGCCAAGGAGCTCGTCAAGTTCACCAAGGACAATGCAGAGAAGCTCCAGATCAAAGGAGCGATTCTCGAAGGACAGCTCTTTGCGGGAGAAGACGTAAAGCAGCTTGCGAAGCTCAAGACGAAGGATGAGCTCCGCTCGCAGCTTCTCAGTGTTCTCACTGCACCGGCCACGCAACTCGTACGGCTTCTCAGTGAGCCGGCGAACCAGCTGGCGCGTGTCATTAAGGCGCGCGGCGACTCGGGCGCCCCGGCAGACTGAAGCCCGCCACACCGACAACCAGAACCCCTGGGCGGCCCAATAGGCCGCTAAGAAGTAGGTAAGGAGAGAACATGCCCATCACGGCGGAGAAGATGAACGAGATCATCGACCAGCTTTCGGAGCTGACGATCATGGAAGTTTCGCAGCTTGTGAGCGCGCTCGAGGAGAAGTGGGGCGTCAGTGCTGCTGCTCCGGTCGCGGTCGCTGCAGCTGGAGCCGGCGGCGACGCCGGCGGCGAGGCCGCGCCCGAGAAGGATGAGTTCAACGTCATCCTGAAGGCGGCCGGCGAGAAGAAGATCCAGGTCATCAAGGCGGTACGCGAGATCACTGGTCTCGGCCTGAAGGAAGCCAAGGATCTCGTCGACGGCGCGCCCAAGGCGGTTAAGGAAGGCGCGACCAAGGACGAGGCCGAAGAGATGAAGAAGAAGATCGAGGAGGCCGGCGGTACCGTCGAGCTGGACTAGCGCGTCACGCGTCGGCGATGCCGCGCGGGTCAAAAAGTAGTTTTTTCAAGATGGCACGGGCCAGAAATGTGCCCGTGCGTCTTGTCGTCGGAAGGCCAGTCGCCGTCTGGCGCCCCGGATTCTTCGGGGCGGCTAAGACGGCATTAGGAGCGTAGATGGCATCTCAGGTTGCTGAGAATTTCCGTCCCAGGCGTAACTTCGGGAAGATCAAGAAGGTTGTCGACATCCCGAATCTCATCGAGATTCAGCGGCGGTCGTACGACGACTTCCTGCAGAAGGACGTCGCCTCGGATGAGCGCACAGACCTCGGTCTGCAGGCGGTCTTCAAGTCCGTCTTCCCGATTCGCGACTTCAACGACACCTCTGAGCTGGACTTCGTCAGCTACACGATTGGCCAGCCGAAGTTCGACATCGACGAGTGTCATCAGCGCGGGAACAACTACGCCGCACCGCTAAAGGTGACCGTCCATCTGGTCATCTACGACGTCGATCCGGCGACCGGCGCGCGCTCGATCAAGAACGTGAAGGAGCAGGAGGTCTACTTCGGCGAGATTCCGCTGATGACCCCGCACGGCACGTTCATGATCAACGGCACGGAGCGCGTCATCGTTTCGCAGCTCCACCGTTCCCCGGGCGTCTTCTTCGACGACGACAAGGGCAAGACCCACTCCTCGGGCAAGCTCCTCTTCAAGGCCCGCATCATTCCGTATCGTGGCTCCTGGATCGATCTCGAATTCGACCCGCGGGACATCATGTACGTGCGCATCGACCGTCGCCGGAAGTTCCATGCATCCGTGCTGCTGCGCGCCCTCGGGATGAACACCGAGGATCTGCTCAACTACTACTATAAGAAGGACACGATCGTCCTGAAGGACGGCCAGGCGAGCCGTATCTTCCGTCCCGAGCTTCACGGCGGGATCAAGGTCGGCCGCGACATCCGTCATCCGGACAGTAACGTGATCCTCATCAAGGAGGGCCGCAAGCTCACGAAGGGCGCATTGCGGCAGCTCGAGGGCGCCGGCGTCGAGCTGCTGCCCATCGCCTCAGAGGACCTCATCGGCAAGGTCGCCTGCTACGACATCCCGGATCCGGATACCGGTGAGGTGTTGATCGAGTGCAACGAGGAGATCACTCCGGAGATCCTCGAGGTGCTGCAGGAGCGCAAGATCAACCGCTTCGACGTGCTCTTCGTCGAGAGCACTGGTCCCTGGCTTCGCAACACGATGCTGCAGGACAAGGTCGCTGACTCGGACGAGGCGATCATGGAGATCTACAAGCGTCTCCGCCCGGGTGATCCGCCGACCCGCGAGACGGCCCGTACGTTCTTCGACAACCTGTTCTTCAACAAGGACCGCTACGATCTCTCGAAGGTCGGCCGCCTCAAGCTGAACCACAAGCTGCGAGTCGATGCGCCCCTCGATCAGGGCACCCTTCGCGCCGCCGACATCCTCGAGGTCGTTCGCTACCTGAACGATCTGAAAAACGGCATCGGCCAGATCGACGATATCGATCACCTCGGCAACCGGCGTGTTCGCGCGGTCGGCGAGTTGGTCGAGAATCAGTACCGCATCGGTCTGGTTCGCATGGAGCGCGCCATCAAGGAGCGCATGAGCCTGCAGGACATCGAGACGCTGATGCCGCAGGAGTTGATCAACTACAAACCGGTCGCGGCCGTGATCAAGGAGTTCTTCGGCTCCTCGCAGCTGTCCCAGTTCATGGATCAGACGAACCCGCTCTCGGAGGTCACCCACAAGCGTCGCCTTTCGGCACTCGGACCGGGTGGTCTCACGCGCGAGCGGGCGGGCTTCGAGGTTCGCGACGTTCACCCGACCCACTATGGTCGTGTCTGTCCGATTGAGACTCCTGAAGGCCCGAACATCGGTCTGATCGCGTCGCTCTCGACCTACGCCCGGGTGAACAACTACGGCTTCGTCGAGACTCCGTACCGCAAGGCGGCCGAAGGTTCCGTCACCGACGAGATCCGATACCTGTCCGCACTCGAAGAGGAAGATCACGTGATCGCCCAGGCGAACGCGAAGGTCGACCCCGAGGGCAACTTCACGGCGAATCTGATCTCGGCGCGTGCGGCGGGTGAGTTCCAGCAGGTGCCTCCTAGTCAGATCGAGTTCATGGACGTGTCGCCGAACCAGTTGGTGTCGGTGGCGGCCTCGCTCATCCCGTTCCTCGAGAACGATGATGCGAACCGTGCGCTCATGGGATCGAACATGCAGCGGCAGGCGGTGCCTCTCCTGCGTACCGACGCTCCGCTCGTGGGCACCGGCGTCGAGTCGATCGTCGCCCGGGACTCGGGTGTGACACTGGTCGCGCAGCGCGACGGGGTCGTCGAGAGCGTCGATGCCACGCGGATCGTGATTCGTGCCGACAAGCTCAAGACCGACGGCAACGACACCGGAATCGATATCCACTCCCTGGTGAAGTACCAGCGCTCGAACCAGAGCACGTGCATCAACCAGAAGCCGATCGTCAAGACCGGCGACCGAGTGACGGCCGGCGACGTCATCGCCGACGGTCCCGCCACGGAGATGGGCGAGTTGGCACTCGGCCGGAACGTCCTCGTGGCCTTCATGCCCTGGGGTGGCTACAACTTCGAGGACTCGATTCTCATCAGTGAGCGTGTGGTGAAGGAGGATCTCTTCACCTCGGTGCACATCGAAGAGTTCGAGTGCGTCGCACGCGACACGAAGCTCGGCCCCGAAGACATCACGCGGGACATTCCGAACGTCGGTGAGGAGGCCTTGGCCGATCTCGACGAGTCGGGAATCATCCGCATCGGTGCCGAGGTTCATCCGAGCGACATCCTCGTCGGCAAGATCACCCCGAAGGGTGAGACGCAGCTGTCTCCGGAAGAGAAGCTCCTCCGCGCCATCTTCGGCGAGAAGGCGGGCGAGGTTCGTGACACCTCCCTCAAGGTGCCCCCGGGCGTCGAGGGTACGGTCATCGAGGCGCGCGTGTTCTCCCGCAAGGGCGTCACGAAGGATGAGCGCTCGCGTCAGATCGAAGAGGATGAGGTTGCCCGTCTGAAGAAGGACGAGGAAGACCAGGTCCGCATTCTTCGCGAGAGCACCGGGCGGAAGGCCAAGAGCCTTCTCGTCGGGAAGACCACCACGACTCGTGTGAGCGACGACCATCGTCGTCAGTTGCTGGCCAAGGGCCAGGAGCTCACCGCCGAGGACATCGACGAGAACGTTCCGTCGGCGTACTGGGGCGACATCCGCATCGGTGACGAGGCGGCCGAGCAGGAGTTGGAGCAGACCTGTCGCGCGATGCGCGAGCAGATCGACCGGCTGAACTCGGTCACGGTCGAGAAGATCGAGCGCCTCCAGGGCGGCGACGAACTCGCACCGGGCGTCATTAAGATGGTCAAGGTTTTCGTGGCCATCAAACGCAAGTTGCAGGTCGGCGACAAGATGGCCGGTCGCCACGGCAACAAGGGCGTTTTGTCCCGGATCCTTCCGGAAGAGGACATGCCCTATCTGGCCGACGGTACTCCGGTCGACATCGTCCTCAACCCGCTCGGCGTTCCGTCCCGCATGAACGTGGGACAGATCCTCGAGACGCATCTGGGCTGGGCGGCACGGAACCTTGGGGTGGGGCTCAATGCGGCCGCCTCGAACGGTGGCGATACGGAGCATCTGCGTTCGGAGCTCACGGATCTCTACGGGGAGCAGTACAAAGAGGTCTTCTCCGATCTCGAAGAAGGTGACCTCAAGTCGATCGCGAAGAAGGCCGCGGGTGGCATTCACACCGCCACGCCGGTCTTCGACGGGGCGTCGGAGGACGAGATTTTCGGCCTCCTCACCCGGGCGGGTCTGTCGGATACCGGTCAGACGACGTTGTACGACGGCAAGAGCGGCGAGGCGTTCTCGCAGCCGGTGACCGTCGGCATCATCTACATCCTGAAGCTTCACCACCTCGTCGACGACAAGATCCACGCTCGTTCGACGGGCCCGTACTCTCTCGTCACGCAGCAGCCTCTGGGTGGCAAGGCTCAGTTCGGTGGGCAGCGTCTCGGTGAGATGGAGGTGTGGGCACTCGAGGCGTACGGCGCCGCCTACACCCTGCAGGAGATGTTGACGGTGAAATCAGACGACGTGGTCGGTCGCACGCGAATGTACGAAGCCATCGTCAAGGGCGAGTCCGTCCTCGAGCCGGGTCTGCCGGAGTCCTTCAACGTCATGTTGAAGGAGCTGCAGAGCCTCGGCCTCGATGTCGAGCTGCTCGAGGAAGAAACCCAACAAACGCCACCCCCGGCGATCCCGGCGGCGGAGTAGGAGGAGCGTATGGAAGATCTCTTCAGTCTCTTTGAGAAGCCGAAGAACCCTATCGCCTTCGGATCCCTCCGTATTTCCATAGGCTCTCCGGAGATCATCCGTTCGTGGTCGCACGGTGAGGTGAAGAAGCCGGAGACCATCAACTACCGGACGTTCAAGCCGGAGCGCGATGGTCTCTTCTGCGCAAAGATCTTCGGACCGACGAAGGACTACGAGTGCAATTGCGGCAAGTACAAGCGCATGCGTCACCGTGGTGTCGTCTGTGAGAAGTGCGGCGTCGAGGTCATTCAGAGCAAGGTTCGCCGCGAGCGCATGGGTCACATCGACCTGGCGACGCCCGTTGCGCACATCTGGTTTCTGAAGAGCCTTCCATCACGCATCGGCACGGCGCTCGACCTGACGCTGAAAGAGGTCGAGAAGGTTCTGTACTTCGAGTCCTACGTCGTGATGGACCCGAAGGACACGCCGCTCCAGAAGAACGAGCTTCTCACCGAGACCGCTTACCGCCAGGCGATCGAG
Coding sequences within:
- the rplL gene encoding 50S ribosomal protein L7/L12: MPITAEKMNEIIDQLSELTIMEVSQLVSALEEKWGVSAAAPVAVAAAGAGGDAGGEAAPEKDEFNVILKAAGEKKIQVIKAVREITGLGLKEAKDLVDGAPKAVKEGATKDEAEEMKKKIEEAGGTVELD
- the rplJ gene encoding 50S ribosomal protein L10, whose protein sequence is MNVEAKAKAEVIEGLKDRLGRANIAIIAEPNGLNVAEVTGLRNKMREMEGEYKIAKNTLALRAFKESDFEPLHEMLVGQTALVFGYGDPVAVAKELVKFTKDNAEKLQIKGAILEGQLFAGEDVKQLAKLKTKDELRSQLLSVLTAPATQLVRLLSEPANQLARVIKARGDSGAPAD
- the rpmG gene encoding 50S ribosomal protein L33, with protein sequence MRDLVALQCEECKRKNYTTTRNKKRTTEKLTMKKFCAACRSHRPHKEVKV
- the secE gene encoding preprotein translocase subunit SecE; translated protein: MAKQSESRGAQGGAQSKVGEIISAGPRSIQFVKEAWQELQKVHWPTRKETYQATAVVLVVVGISAVFLGLVDFALSFAMQYIMGTS
- the nusG gene encoding transcription termination/antitermination protein NusG translates to MSGSTESSGGASPPAAGRWYVVHTYSGYEAKVKASLDERRRSETAKKQAELANLEARENPNDKELVVIAEFKVALEQLDSFQNILVPAEKVVELVKGQRRTSTRKFFPGYILVNVGILGDFIKGLIKSTPRVTGFVGGTDDPPAISESEVMEITQQMEEGATKPRVLFSAGDSVKVIDGPFQDFNGTVEEVKPEKGKLRVLISIFGRATPVELEFVQVEKA
- the rplA gene encoding 50S ribosomal protein L1; the encoded protein is MSKRLTKAREGIDRTRRYSLAEALGLAVEAAPAKFDETVELAVVLGVDPRQAEQNVRGTCQLPHGTGKSVRVLVFAKGDKIKEAEDAGADFVGGDDLAQKIQGEGWLEFDKAIATPDMMAVVGKLGKVLGPRGLMPNPKVGTVTMDVSKAVAELKAGKVEYRVDKAGIIHVPIGKRSFGAEKLVDNAQCVIDSLLRAKPQAAKGTYMKAIAVSTTMGPGIRIDPVAVKAAA
- the lptF gene encoding LPS export ABC transporter permease LptF, with protein sequence MGRTLHRYVFLQVLGPFAAGLALFTFILLIARIMKLVELVVNRGVPLGQVLLLFSYILPAFLEVTVPMALLLAILMAIGRMSSDSELIALRASGLSLYQISVPIAAFAVLIFAASMMLSLHARPWGNTRLKTGIFELARTRATAGLTEHVFNDDFAGLVIYVEEIEPPGTELRRILLSDRRNPEQENTVIASRGTLVADETAQTLHLRLQDGVTFTNEPAHKEFHKTDFVEYDVSLDLGQALGQFETRDRDPSEIPFAELQKIVADSSGTTEKALSERIELARRVAIPFAALIFPLLAIPLGLQPVRAVRSRGLAMSLAIILIYYLLLTAGDALAANEVLPVPVALWLPNSILGVSGMILFFRASREARPPFEGKASGLIDSIRNQFQTARSES
- the lptG gene encoding LPS export ABC transporter permease LptG produces the protein MSRSLWLPTVARYLLTEFGRALFMTLSAFILLYLCIDFFERIPRFLQHDPTTAQVVIYFLLKIPLIVAQIMPAAVLAATLLGLGGLARRAELMAMRACGISLWQIATPIVLACGVLSVAMLAFNEYVVPPSAARSDYIETVEIKNKTYRAHFRQRELWYQDRRGFTNIDRFDPKKSEIHGLTRYEFNDDFQLRRIVSATLARWNGSGWDSEGAYEVIVAPSGEVETKTLEPNGLGLKETPKDFTGVYRDAEHMSYAALAEQTRQLAAKGINTQDSQVELWLKIALPFASLVMSLIAIPLASRHSRQSSSAANVGIALVVGFSYWVVLALTTSLGKGELLPPVVAAWTANALFALIGAVFFLGSE
- the rlmB gene encoding 23S rRNA (guanosine(2251)-2'-O)-methyltransferase RlmB, with product MACGWHAVAAFLKARPDDVEGILATRENRTQAEYLASDAKVRVETSDPKSLGALSGGATHQGIAALGRPPRFWDLEEVLATKPDILVVLDGLTDPRNIGAILRTAEAAGAGGVIVAKDRAPGLTPSLVKAAAGAVEWLPIARVTNLVRSLGTLRSAGIWVIGLDGEAELNLGEPGAVPGLPAALVMGAEGEGVRPLMQKSCDRLVGIPMTGRTESLNVSVAAGIGLWELSRLRRGASS
- the rplK gene encoding 50S ribosomal protein L11 codes for the protein MAKKVIGEIKLQIPAGSANPSPPVGPALGQRGVNIMEFCKAFNAQTQSQAGLIIPVIITVYADRSFTFITKTPPASVLLKKAAGLQKGSQEPRRTMVGEVTRAQVREIATTKLPDLNAVTMDAAERIVEGTARSMGLTVVD